The genomic interval CTTTCGAGGCGTTGAACGTCACGTCGCGCGTATCGTACTGCGCGAAGATACCGACATGGGCGTTGAGGGCGTTGGGGCGGTCGCCCGTTGCGGCGATGTAGTTCGAGAAAGGATCCTGCTTTTCGGGCAGGTAGCGCCCTTCGAGCCAGAGGTCGTAGAGTTCGCCCCGCTGCCCGCCGGGTTTTTCGTACCGGCCGTCCCGGATGCCTTCGAGGTATTCCGTCATGCCGCTGCTCCGATAGGCGGCGCCCGTGTAGTTGAGGCCGCCGCTCACGCCGACGTAGAAACGTCCGGCGAGCGACGTGCAGTAGGAGACGTTGACAGTGCCCATCGTCGTGGTGAGGTCCTGGGCGTAACCCTCCTTTCCGGCTTCGTAGCCGATGCCGTAGAAGGCTCCCGGGAAATAGACGAAGGCCCCCGAATAGCTCAGCCGTTGGCGGTTGTGGTTGAAGAGGTTGTCGCCGGAGAAGCGCAGCAGCACGAACTTCTGGGTCGTGAAGTTGCCGTAGATGGAGACGTTCGAGGGTGCGGTGACCGAATCCGTGCGGTCGAGGCGGTAGAGTCCGGCGAGCAGGAATCCGATCCCGAAGCCGACGTCGGAGGAGTAGTTGGGGCCCGGCGCGATGCTCCAGTCGATCTTCTTTTCGAAGGTGCGGTCCACGTTCGAACGGCTGTAATAGTCGATGATGCGGCGGATCAGTCCGGGCCGTTTCGCCGCGGTGTCGCTGCGGAGGGTGTCCGCGGATGCGGCGGCGGGATATGCGCGGACCTCTCCGATTCGGTCCGGCGCGGTCCGGACCGAGGGGCGTGCCGTCGGGCATTCGGCCGTCTGCGCCGCGGCGGGGCGGATGATGCAGACGAGCAGCGTCGAGAGCAGCAACGCGCTCTTTATCAGAAATGTCACGTGCATATTCCGAACAAAGGTAGCAATTATTTCCTATCCGGCAAAAACCTCCGTCGGCCGTTCCCGTTTCCCGGACGATCTTCCGGAAAATTCCCTATCTTTGCGGACGTATGGAACAATCCGCATCTCCGGCGATCGCCCCTCCGCGGCTGCCTCCCGAATCCGGAGCGCCGGCCGGTTCGGCCGTGCTCGTACCGGTAGGCGAGATCGAGGGCCTTTCGTTCCGCGGCGTCGCGCTGCCGTCGGAGGATTGCAGCCGTCTCTCCGTGCAGGGATGCCGTTTCTCGGGATGCCGGCTGGGAGGTGCGGTGTTCCGCGGCTCCCGTTTCACGGACGTCCTCTTCCGGAACTGCGACCTGTCGGTGGCCGACTTGCAGGGCGCGAGTTTTTTCCGTGTGCGGTTCGAGGAGTGCAAGATCGCCGGGGCCGGATTCGCGGAGACGACGCTGCAACACGTCGTGTTCGGGCACTGCAAGGGCGAATTCGTCAATTTCTCCCGTTCGCGGCTGCGGAGCGTCCGCTTCGCCGGGGCGCAGCTTCGGGGCGGTTTCTTCGACGGATGCCGCTTCGAGCGGGTCGTGTTTTCGCAGTGCGGGCTGGTGACGGCCGACTTTTCGGGAACGCGCCTCGCGGGGATCTCCTTCGCCGATTCCGACATTCGGTGCATCCGGCTCCGCGAGGTCGTTTCGCCCGAGCTGAAGGGATTGCGGGTCAGCCCCGAGCAGGCCGTCGGGCTGGCGCGCCTGCTGGGCGTCGAGATCGGGGAGTGACCGGCCGGCGGCCCTTTTCTCCTATACGCAATCATGCGCGCGGCCCGCTCTCCGGAGAGCGGGCCGCGTCGTGTCTGCGCCGTTGCGGCGAGGCCTATTTCAGGCCCAGCTTTTTGGCGATCTCCTTCGGAATGGCGTTCTTGTTCACCATGATCGAGGTGGTTTTGTAGGCCACGAAGGGTTTCGAGAAGTACCAGAATCCGTCGTAGGGAGGCACGGTGTTCCACGAGTTCTGCACCTTGTAGTAGGGTGTGCCGTTCTGGTCCTCGGCGATGCCCATGATGAGCATGCCGTGGTCGTCGGTGGTCTCGAAGTTGTCGAACGCCGTCTGACGCATCTCCTGCGTGATCGTGCGCTCCTTGCCGGGCTTGTCGAAGGAGTAGAGCGCTTTCTCCTTCTCCTTGTCGGTGAGCTTGCCCCAGCGCTCGGCTTCCGTGCCGCTCATGCTCTCGGTGTCGGCTTCGGGAATGACGCCGATGGCCTTCGTGCGGCTGAAGCCCTTCTCGCTGACGTCCGTGCCCCACGATACGGTGTAGCCGTTGGCCAGCGCGTGGTCGATCGTGGCCATCATCTCCTCGAGCGGCAGGTTGTAAACCGTGCCCCACATCCAGTTGTCGGGAACCTCGATGATGAAGCGCGTGTAGAAGGGATGGTGCGTGAACGACGAGAGGTCCACGTAGTTTTCCATGTCGATCGGCAGCGATGCGGCGAACGATTCGGGCGTGTACTCCTTGCCCTCGTAGGTGAACGTTTCGGGCATCGGGCCGAAGTACTCGTCGAGGAGGGCGTTGAAGCCGCGTTTCCAGGCCGTCGAGAGGGGCTTGCCGCTCTCCGCGGCCTTGAGCACGCCGTCGAGGTAGGCTTTGAGCACGACCGACAGCTCGTGGAAATCGGGTTTCTCGGTTCCGTAGTTCAGACCCGGATAGACCTCGAAGGGAACGATGCCGTGGGCCTTGATGCCCTCCGTCACGTCGTGCGAAGCGCCTCCCTCGGCGAAGTTCAGCTCTCCGTGCAGGCGGATGTACTTCTCGGCCTTGTCCATGAACGAGTGGCGGACGATCCACATTTCCGAGAGGTGCATCTCGGGGCCTCCGGCCTTGAGGATTTCGCTCTCGAGGAACGACAGGGTCGAGAAGCACCAGCAGGTGCCGCTGCGGCTCTGGTCCTTGACGGGCGTGGTCGGGATGAGCTTCACGTCGGTGAATTCGTAACCCGACGCGGAGTCGTTCTGATCGGCGGTCTGCGCCGTGGCCGTGCAGGCGAGGCAGACTGCGAGTGCGGAAAGCAGCAAGTTTTTCATAGCGTATTGGGGTTTTGTGTCGTTGTGGTTCTGCGAATCATTTCTTCGACTCCGAAACGATCTTCAGACAGTCGTCCAGCGTCAGGGTTTCGGGCTTGGTTCCCCGCGGCAGGCGGTAGTTCTTGCCCTTGTAGGCGATATAGGCGCCGTAGCGGCCGTTCTTGACGAGCATGTCGGGGTCTTCGGGGAAGGTCCGGAGCGGCGTATGGGCCGCAGCGGCGGCCGCCTTGTGCTCCCGGACGAGCTCCACGGCCCGCTCGTAGGTGATCGTGTAGGGGTCGTCGGTCCGCGCCAGCGAGGCGAACGACTTTCCGTAGCGGACGTAGGGTCCGTACTTGCCCAGTCCCACGATGAGCTTCTCGCCGTCGAGCAGTCCCAGGTCGCGCGGCAGGGCGAAGAGTTCGAGCGCCTCGTCCAGGGTGATCGACTCGATGAGCTGCC from Alistipes dispar carries:
- a CDS encoding pentapeptide repeat-containing protein; this translates as MEQSASPAIAPPRLPPESGAPAGSAVLVPVGEIEGLSFRGVALPSEDCSRLSVQGCRFSGCRLGGAVFRGSRFTDVLFRNCDLSVADLQGASFFRVRFEECKIAGAGFAETTLQHVVFGHCKGEFVNFSRSRLRSVRFAGAQLRGGFFDGCRFERVVFSQCGLVTADFSGTRLAGISFADSDIRCIRLREVVSPELKGLRVSPEQAVGLARLLGVEIGE
- a CDS encoding BamA/TamA family outer membrane protein, which encodes MTFLIKSALLLSTLLVCIIRPAAAQTAECPTARPSVRTAPDRIGEVRAYPAAASADTLRSDTAAKRPGLIRRIIDYYSRSNVDRTFEKKIDWSIAPGPNYSSDVGFGIGFLLAGLYRLDRTDSVTAPSNVSIYGNFTTQKFVLLRFSGDNLFNHNRQRLSYSGAFVYFPGAFYGIGYEAGKEGYAQDLTTTMGTVNVSYCTSLAGRFYVGVSGGLNYTGAAYRSSGMTEYLEGIRDGRYEKPGGQRGELYDLWLEGRYLPEKQDPFSNYIAATGDRPNALNAHVGIFAQYDTRDVTFNASKGVFVKAEAKWYPEWLGNTRRTFGRFTLTFDFYQRLWKGAVLACDLYADATAGTPSWHMYAKMGGMERMRGYYEGRYRDKRLVEAQAELRQKIYRRHGVVAWIGGGQVWDTNRFRWSNTLCSFGCGYRFEFKNRMNIRLDYGWGNYGNPNLPWDRKRSSAFLFTASEAF
- a CDS encoding C1 family peptidase, with translation MKNLLLSALAVCLACTATAQTADQNDSASGYEFTDVKLIPTTPVKDQSRSGTCWCFSTLSFLESEILKAGGPEMHLSEMWIVRHSFMDKAEKYIRLHGELNFAEGGASHDVTEGIKAHGIVPFEVYPGLNYGTEKPDFHELSVVLKAYLDGVLKAAESGKPLSTAWKRGFNALLDEYFGPMPETFTYEGKEYTPESFAASLPIDMENYVDLSSFTHHPFYTRFIIEVPDNWMWGTVYNLPLEEMMATIDHALANGYTVSWGTDVSEKGFSRTKAIGVIPEADTESMSGTEAERWGKLTDKEKEKALYSFDKPGKERTITQEMRQTAFDNFETTDDHGMLIMGIAEDQNGTPYYKVQNSWNTVPPYDGFWYFSKPFVAYKTTSIMVNKNAIPKEIAKKLGLK